A window of the Gemmatimonadaceae bacterium genome harbors these coding sequences:
- a CDS encoding NUDIX domain-containing protein has product MGISPYVARLRQRIGTSRLLLPSVAAIVYGELGEILLVRQRDGHAWSTPGGAVEPDENPIDTVVRETWEETGLVVQPTALIGAFGGPDFVVRYGNGDETQYVMSVFECSVVAGELTSANDEVTACRFISEAEFRTLVVTPWTREVLPLCYTRPSKPIIGPVNWAPPIAGSHPATV; this is encoded by the coding sequence ATGGGGATATCTCCCTATGTGGCTCGACTGCGTCAACGGATCGGCACGTCACGACTCCTGCTCCCGTCAGTGGCAGCAATCGTGTACGGAGAGTTAGGGGAAATACTTCTAGTGCGTCAGCGTGATGGGCATGCCTGGAGCACACCTGGTGGAGCGGTCGAACCCGATGAGAATCCAATCGATACAGTGGTCCGTGAGACGTGGGAAGAAACCGGACTTGTGGTGCAGCCGACGGCATTGATCGGCGCCTTCGGTGGTCCGGATTTCGTCGTGCGTTACGGCAACGGGGATGAGACTCAGTACGTAATGTCTGTTTTCGAGTGCTCCGTTGTGGCGGGCGAGCTCACGAGCGCGAACGATGAGGTAACGGCGTGCCGATTCATTAGTGAAGCTGAGTTCCGCACCCTCGTTGTAACGCCTTGGACTAGAGAGGTACTTCCCCTTTGCTATACACGGCCGAGCAAGCCAATCATTGGGCCCGTCAATTGGGCTCCTCCGATTGCCGGTTCGCATCCAGCCACCGTCTAA
- a CDS encoding alpha/beta fold hydrolase, protein MEITRTASYKVWESRERAYLFARWSFEPANRAVVFVHGLMSSWDVWVPFRLLVERPEMASADVFYFDYKSLGTTIPRASRRFREALEGLLDGASPAFIHESLPPGRPKPTYATIDIVSHSLGAVVARTALTELASAISGEKDLAQPPAWKVDQLLLAPALLGSKLPWLMKYVGTEALLSAIQFVRNGGVSAVMDLKEGSDLLKRLENHVKDRIKESPVAAKACGLRVARTAHGEDDHVVIQNQYARDANYKLRDGNHFTIVPKAVAVDSDFIFGRAR, encoded by the coding sequence ATGGAAATCACGCGCACGGCGTCATACAAGGTATGGGAATCGCGAGAGCGGGCGTACCTATTCGCCCGATGGAGCTTCGAGCCCGCCAACCGGGCGGTGGTCTTCGTGCACGGCCTCATGAGCAGCTGGGATGTCTGGGTGCCGTTCCGGCTGCTGGTCGAGCGGCCCGAGATGGCTAGTGCCGACGTGTTCTACTTTGACTACAAGAGCCTTGGAACGACGATCCCTCGCGCTTCGCGACGCTTCAGGGAAGCGCTGGAAGGGCTGCTGGACGGCGCTTCGCCGGCATTCATCCACGAGTCGCTGCCTCCTGGTCGGCCAAAACCGACGTATGCCACAATCGACATCGTCTCGCACTCGCTAGGCGCGGTCGTCGCGCGAACAGCTCTGACGGAACTGGCGAGCGCGATTAGCGGTGAGAAGGACTTGGCCCAGCCACCAGCGTGGAAGGTCGATCAGCTGCTCCTCGCGCCGGCGCTCCTCGGCTCCAAGCTCCCCTGGCTCATGAAGTACGTCGGGACGGAGGCACTCCTCTCGGCGATCCAGTTCGTTCGTAACGGCGGAGTCTCAGCGGTTATGGATCTCAAGGAGGGTTCAGATCTCCTCAAGAGACTTGAGAACCATGTCAAGGATCGCATTAAGGAGTCTCCCGTGGCAGCTAAGGCGTGCGGGCTGCGCGTTGCGCGTACGGCTCACGGCGAAGACGACCATGTCGTCATCCAGAATCAGTACGCGCGAGATGCCAACTACAAGCTGCGCGACGGCAACCATTTCACGATCGTACCAAAGGCCGTCGCGGTCGATTCCGACTTCATATTCGGGAGGGCGCGATGA